One genomic window of Peromyscus maniculatus bairdii isolate BWxNUB_F1_BW_parent chromosome 2, HU_Pman_BW_mat_3.1, whole genome shotgun sequence includes the following:
- the Gnb1 gene encoding guanine nucleotide-binding protein G(I)/G(S)/G(T) subunit beta-1, whose protein sequence is MSELDQLRQEAEQLKNQIRDARKACADATLSQITNNIDPVGRIQMRTRRTLRGHLAKIYAMHWGTDSRLLVSASQDGKLIIWDSYTTNKVHAIPLRSSWVMTCAYAPSGNYVACGGLDNICSIYNLKTREGNVRVSRELAGHTGYLSCCRFLDDNQIVTSSGDTTCALWDIETGQQTTTFTGHTGDVMSLSLAPDTRLFVSGACDASAKLWDVREGMCRQTFTGHESDINAICFFPNGNAFATGSDDATCRLFDLRADQELMTYSHDNIICGITSVSFSKSGRLLLAGYDDFNCNVWDALKADRAGVLAGHDNRVSCLGVTDDGMAVATGSWDSFLKIWN, encoded by the exons GATGCACGTAAAGCATGTGCAGATGCGACTCTTTCTCAG ATCACAAACAACATTGATCCAGTGGGAAGAATCCAAATGCGAACCAGAAGAACGCTGAGGGGGCATCTGGCCAAGATTTATGCCATGCATTGGGGCACAGACTCAAG GCTCCTTGTCAGCGCCTCTCAGGATGGGAAACTCATCATCTGGGACAGCTATACCACAAACAAG GTTCATGCCATCCCTCTGCGCTCTTCTTGGGTCATGACTTGTGCATACGCTCCTTCTGGGAATTATGTGGCCTGTGGTGGCCTGGATAACATCTGCTCCATTTACAATCTGAAAACCCGTGAAGGGAATGTGCGTGTGAGTCGTGAGCTGGCAGGACATACAG GTTATCTGTCCTGTTGCCGGTTCCTGGATGACAATCAGATAGTCACCAGCTCTGGAGACACCACATG TGCCCTGTGGGACATTGAGACCGGCCAGCAGACAACGACATTTACTGGACACACTGGAGATGTCATGAGCCTGTCTCTCGCTCCTGACACCAGACTGTTTGTCTCTGGTGCTTGTGATGCTTCAGCCAAGCTCTGGGATGTCCGAGAAGGGATGTGCCGGCAGACCTTTACAGGACATGAGTCTGACATCAATGCCATATGT TTCTTCCCCAATGGCAATGCCTTTGCCACTGGCTCAGACGATGCTACGTGCAGGCTGTTTGACCTCCGTGCAGACCAGGAGCTCATGACCTATTCTCATGACAACATTATCTGCGGGATCACATCTGTTTCCTTCTCCAAGAGTGGTCGACTCCTCCTTGCTGGGTACGACGACTTCAACTGCAATGTCTGGGATGCACTCAAAGCTGACAGAGCAG GTGTTTTAGCTGGACATGACAACCGCGTCAGCTGCTTGGGGGTAACTGATGATGGCATGGCTGTGGCAACAGGGTCCTGGGACAGCTTCCTCAAGATCTGGAACTAA